The following DNA comes from Meles meles chromosome 8, mMelMel3.1 paternal haplotype, whole genome shotgun sequence.
GGGGGTGGAGGTACTGAAGAAGCGGAtgccccatggagcagggagccggatgctggACTcttatcccagggccctgggatcatgacctgagccacaaggCTGCTTGCAAATGTAAATtttcttaactattttaaatCTAACTCTAGTTCTTGTCATCCAAAATTTAAAGCCACGTTTGGAATTTTGTAAGAGCTATAAATTgtccgttttgttttgtttttttcctcaggaCACAGAATGTTCTTGGTGAGAAGGGCCGGCGGATCCGAGAATTAACTGCTGTGGTTCAGAAGAGATTTGGTTTCCCCGAGGGCAGTGTAGAGGTGAATGATTGTGCCTTGTGCCAGAGATTACTGTGGATTGGTATTTTGTTCAAGTCCTCTTAATAAGCAGTGGGCTTCCTTTTATAGTCCTTTTCTGCTCATTTCTGGTGGTGAAGGGATTTTTTGCTTTCAACTTGGGAATAGTGATGGTACATACGGTGTATTGGCTGTCCCCTCAGTGGTGTTGCTGTAGAAGGAGCTAGAGGTGGAAGGACAATAAGGAAAGATTCAGACTGTCACAAAGTATAGGCTACATGTGGGTAGTGGCAGTGTTTTAGTACTTGAGGGATGCTACAGTGGGACATGCTTGTATGATGAATGAAGTggtttttttattgaaaattggGGGGAAAATTAACAGGTTTAAGGGTATGCGTTGTTTCTTACAGCTTTATGCTGAAAAGGTGGCTACAAGAGGTCTGTGTGCTATTGCCCAGGCAGAGTCTCTGCGTTACAAACTCCTAGGAGGCCTTGCTGTGCGGAGGTGAGTGGCCTGAAACTTTAAATGATTATGTTTTAAAGAGTGGTCAGTGCCTTAAAGGGAGTACCTTCAGTTTGGCATTATAGGTTTAGAagagggatatgtgtgtgtgtgtgtgtgtgtgtgtgtgtgtgtgtgtgtgtattttgccTGTTTAATTGGCCTGGTGTGAGGACTCGACTTCacaggtgtttttgttttattttaatcttgTTGAGGTGACTCTAATGTGGAGCCAAGGCTGGGAAGCACTTGGTTAGAAGGAATTGGCATATATTCCCTAAGGAATCCGCTTAAGATGAGGTGCAATAGGACTGTAAGAGAATTGACAGGCTCTGGTCAAATTCATTCCGTATTAAGGGAACATGGAAAATAGTGCAGACTAGTGAGTCTTGTGTTCATGGTGGTGTGGGATAGGATCGAACAGTCTTGTCTTCTGTGATAACGTGTGGATATCTGTCTTGTTCTCCCAAAGGGCCTGCTATGGTGTGCTGCGGTTCATCATGGAGAGTGGGGCCAAAGGCTGTGAGGTCGTGGTATCTGGGAAACTCCGAGGACAGAGGGCTAAATCCATGAAGTTTGTGGATGGCCTGATGATTCACAGTGGGGACCCTGTTAACTACTACGTTGACACTGCTGTGCGCCATGTGCTCCTCAGACAGGGTGAGCAGCTGGGAGCGCTGGAGGCAGAGGGCCTTCAGCATATGGTTGTGGGTTTTTGTGCATACTTCAGTGCTGGGAAATTCATTTTGGACAAGTGGAGCATGTTTGTATTCCACTTGGGTTTATTGATGAGGTGTGTAAGAACTGAATTGCTGAGATCGAT
Coding sequences within:
- the RPS3 gene encoding 40S ribosomal protein S3, coding for MAVQISKKRKFVADGIFKAELNEFLTRELAEDGYSGVEVRVTPTRTEIIILATRTQNVLGEKGRRIRELTAVVQKRFGFPEGSVELYAEKVATRGLCAIAQAESLRYKLLGGLAVRRACYGVLRFIMESGAKGCEVVVSGKLRGQRAKSMKFVDGLMIHSGDPVNYYVDTAVRHVLLRQGVLGIKVKIMLPWDPSGKIGPKKPLPDHVSIVEPKDEILPTTPISEQKGGKPEPPAMPQPVPTA